In Rosa rugosa chromosome 4, drRosRugo1.1, whole genome shotgun sequence, the genomic stretch GTAATGCATAACCACTGCAGAATTGCAGATAATAATCCACCATAGAGAAATATTATATTTACGCTGAGAAAGATCATACCTCAGAGAAGCAAAGAACACGCTTTGAAGGAAAGATTCCACAATGTGCATTCTTCACTCTTTCAATGGTTGGAAAAATGATTCTAATGGATGGATCTTTTGATTCATGACGAGCATTCCAACATCCCCACTGTTAAAAGCATTCACTACTTGATGAATCAGCATGACAtaaatttttttcaaaattttttatAAAACAACAGTGTGTTTAATCACCTCAGGATCAGACTCCTCAGAATCAAACTGAAATGATTTCTTTCCTGCAGCTGCTGAAAATTCGGCTAAAAATTTTGCATTGATTGACCCAATTGAAGATGCACCTtagaatgaaaaagaaaaaaataataataataaacaacaTGTCTTTGAAGTTCCTCGTTGTAACTAACAAAGAATCTGTATTTACGAAATTTCTTGCAAATAGATTGAAAATTACACTAACCATAAACAAACTCAGAGTCAAGCGATTCAGGCCATTTATATTGACCTAAAACCTAATCAGAAGAAAAGATTCATAAGACACTGAAAGTGACATCGAGAATAAGAAACTCAGTAAACAACAAGCAAGTGCTGGTTTACTTTGACTATTTATAAGAAATAGATTGATGAAGTATATGAATAATCAATGATGTAAAAATATGTTACAGAAATTTGATGGCAAAGAGTTTCACTGACATTACCTCCTGCAGGCGCCAGAGGCCTGTACACCTTTCAATTGCCGCAACCAAAGAGCATAATGCAATAACATGTTGAGGTTGCATCATCTTTGATATatcttgaaattttggtccCTGCAAAAATTCAGCTCTGCATATGATCACTCCAAATCTAAAACATCATGTTATTTTTTTGAGTCTTAGGCTATGCTCCAATCTACGCATCCTCAAATCATGTAGTAATAACCAATAAATCCAGAATATAATTGTACCTGTAACACATGTAGTATCAGCCGTACTTTCTTCTTGTTTCCTCCTAAAGCTGCTCCAAGGGCTTCCTTAGGACAGACATAACCCGAGAATCTAAACATTCCAATATCCCAGAGTGGAGAGACCCATTTTGCAATGTTTCTAGGCAAAAACCCAAGTTGAACACAATCTACTACAAGAAACAAGGACCTTGGTTAGCTAGCAGCATAGATGGTCACAAGACTAACAACTTAGAATCACATTTAGAGGAGTCGGGACAAATGAATAGACTAACTGAGATACATGAAGCAAGATCGAAAGAAATTCGCACAATTGTATGATTATATTCtgccaaaaaccaaaaatataGAATAATAAGAAAAATTCTATATCAGTGAGGTGTTTTGGTCCAAGAATTTTACCTCCCTCAGAGAACTCAATAGGATTTGACACATGAATGCTCACTGCATTTGCATCTGCGGGTATGTTTGTGTTTCTTGTTAAGACAATTGATAAATCTTTCGCATTTTCACAAGATGTCCTGAGAAATGAAGCCAGTTTCTTCAGCTTTGCACCATTTGCATCTGTTGCATTGTGAAAGAGGTAGCTTAGACCAACCACAGATGCTTCAACTGATCCAAGGAATTTCATACCAGATGAGCCTGATGGACCACGTTCAGCCTGACAAGAAAATTAGTGAGAAAAATGTTTAATATAGTATAACAAAATAATCTAAAAACCTAGTTAATCAAGCAGCCCTGAAAGAAGCAGATGAAGTGTTCCCCATCATTACTGAAGAGATGCATCAACTAAAAAAGTGAGTTAAATCCTatcggaaaaaagaaaaatttcagtttacacTTGACAAGTAGGCATTTACTGAACTCCATACCCAAACAGAAAATAAGAGATAAAAAAATCATGATTTAGATGGAGACAAAATGGGAAATCCAGAAACAAGGTTTGCTGGCACTCAATTTATTGGGAACTGGAgctttttctttatttcctttTGATCAGAAAGAAAAGGTAAAACTGAAACTTCAAAGAAAAATACTGAAACATGTTACTATCATTTTTAGCCAATGGGTGAGTTCAATTTCTGAGCAGCCTTTGAGTCCAATGGAGCAAAGTAATTGTTAAGGTGGTATTGACATTTGCACATCAGCTTTCAATTCAACCAAAAGATGTAGGACTGAAAACACTTACACAGGCATAGTGTCTGGATTCCATCATATAGAGCGTTTTATATGAATGGATTCCTGGTACAGAAGCAACCAAATGTCCCACTGCCCCTCCAAAATCATACTTTGCCAACTCAACAATCCACTGGGCCTGACTTGGTACGTCGGTCAGTAGAGTTGCTATAAATCCAGCCAAATAAGAAgcaaaatccgattttgagtcttgatttACTTCCCTGCCGGGAAATTGAGTAAAAATTGATGAATAATCAGGAGCACTTCTGCGAGGGAAATCTTGCCACCAGATGGTATTGGTTACTGCATTCCACTGCTTAGTTTAAGAAGCAATTAGTAATTTTATAATGGATAACATGACGGAAGCTACAACCAAATGTCAGATGAGTGAAAAGTTCGGGTCATCACCTGTGTTGGCACTAAATTTGCGGAGGTAATGATAACACGAATATTATCGTCTCTCTGTAAAacaaacagttttggatgatgGCAACCAATGCCATGTCTTTTCAGATCTTCACCAAAAGCTATGGCCTCAGGGAACGGGGGATACCTATTAGAATGAAAATGGAAGAACtattaaaattaaaagaaagataTTCTGCCTCAGTTCAACATATATTACTCTGCTGTACCCTACCATACATGCCCAATTAATGAATGAGATATATGGCAATATACTTACACTACTAATAAGTTTGGAAATTCTGGGTAAGGTGCAGATGTTCTATTTTCAGTGCTTGAACTCCAACATCTCTCTGTATTATGGCAAGCAACTGTTACTGGCAGATGGCTAGGAATCTCACAGGCTGACAAAAACCTACAACCAATACACCACAGTTAGACTTGGAAGAGAAACTAAGATTAACATGCTTGGTAAATATAATATAAGTACATAACAAGAAGGAAAATCCAAATGGAATAAGCAACTACAAGgatgatatataaataaactCCGAAATGGACTTGCTTCTAGAAAATAAgtatgaagaaaaataatgccCTACCATAAAATGTCACTTGTGAACGTTGCAATAAATATTTGTGATATACTTTGAACAGGATGAAGAAGCTCTGGCAAGGAAATAACAGAATGACGACTTGAAGAGCTCTGGTCCTCAAACGCAAGGCGATTCAGGTAGAAGTTCTTGCCAGGTTGTAGACCAACATTCTTGCTGCAGGTCTTATCCTTTACAAAATCGCCAACATGAGGAAGATTATCCGTACCTCTCAAATTGAAAGATGAAGTCCCAGAATTTCCATCAGCAACACGAGTGTCAGAAGGAACCTGGACTTCATCGTCTTGCAGATCTAAACCATCACCTTGCACACAGAGAGCAGCTAAGTCACTGTTCGATTCTGAAGACACTACTCTATCACAGTGCTGCATCACTGAAGTTGACTGCACTTTACTTTTCACATTGCAACAAATCTGTGAGGTTTCACATAGCATTGATCCTTTCCGCTTTACTCCGGATCTACCGATATCAGAACTCGGAGCTCGAATCACATTATCTATACTAAATCCATTGCCAAAAGAATATCTACAACGGGTCCTAATGTAAGATATAGGGTCATCACTACGCAAAATTCGTCTGCACTCACTCAAGAGAAAGCTTGCTCTTGTAATGAGGGAAGACGACGCACCGTCGCCCCTAGAAGCAAAAATCCTTTTACATCCCTTAGGATTTGATACAATTACAGATCCTTGGGAGTTATCTGATACATACATTTCCTCAAAAACAATCTTATGAATCACAAATCCAATCCGAACCGGATTGCTACAACAATTTCCAGTTGAACAAGCAAAAGAGACCTGGTCCCCATCGCTCAACTCCACCGCCTCACTTCCCCTAACCCTAATCCCATTCACAAAAACCCCATTCAACGAAGCCCTACCTACACCACCACCACTCCGACTCCTAAATTGAGAAATCGAAACCAACGCTCCATCAACAACACACAATTTCCGATTCAAAGAATCATAAAAAACCTGGCAATGTCGACTCCCGACGCGGCGGTCGGCGAACACGAAATCGCAGCGGCGGGGGCTCCGGCCGATGGTGTAAGGCCAATCCGGGTGGAGGAGGATGAAATTGACCGGAGAATCGGTCGCCGACGACGTGAGAGGGACGTCGAGATGCTTCAAttcgagtagcgccgccgtcgTGGTTGGTTGGCCGAGAGGTCTCGGGGTTCGCGGTTTCTTACAAGGAATGAGGGAGCTATGGGTTCGGACTCTCTTATTCTTAATACTAGGATTAGAGTCATGGCTATAGGGC encodes the following:
- the LOC133742205 gene encoding uncharacterized protein LOC133742205 isoform X2, with the translated sequence MKDSSPYSHDSNPSIKNKRVRTHSSLIPCKKPRTPRPLGQPTTTAALLELKHLDVPLTSSATDSPVNFILLHPDWPYTIGRSPRRCDFVFADRRVGSRHCQVFYDSLNRKLCVVDGALVSISQFRSRSGGGVGRASLNGVFVNGIRVRGSEAVELSDGDQVSFACSTGNCCSNPVRIGFVIHKIVFEEMYVSDNSQGSVIVSNPKGCKRIFASRGDGASSSLITRASFLLSECRRILRSDDPISYIRTRCRYSFGNGFSIDNVIRAPSSDIGRSGVKRKGSMLCETSQICCNVKSKVQSTSVMQHCDRVVSSESNSDLAALCVQGDGLDLQDDEVQVPSDTRVADGNSGTSSFNLRGTDNLPHVGDFVKDKTCSKNVGLQPGKNFYLNRLAFEDQSSSSRHSVISLPELLHPVQSISQIFIATFTSDILWFLSACEIPSHLPVTVACHNTERCWSSSTENRTSAPYPEFPNLLVVYPPFPEAIAFGEDLKRHGIGCHHPKLFVLQRDDNIRVIITSANLVPTQWNAVTNTIWWQDFPRRSAPDYSSIFTQFPGREVNQDSKSDFASYLAGFIATLLTDVPSQAQWIVELAKYDFGGAVGHLVASVPGIHSYKTLYMMESRHYACAERGPSGSSGMKFLGSVEASVVGLSYLFHNATDANGAKLKKLASFLRTSCENAKDLSIVLTRNTNIPADANAVSIHVSNPIEFSEGDCVQLGFLPRNIAKWVSPLWDIGMFRFSGYVCPKEALGAALGGNKKKVRLILHVLQGPKFQDISKMMQPQHVIALCSLVAAIERCTGLWRLQEVLGQYKWPESLDSEFVYGASSIGSINAKFLAEFSAAAGKKSFQFDSEESDPEWGCWNARHESKDPSIRIIFPTIERVKNAHCGIFPSKRVLCFSEKTWQRLRTVDILHDAIPHPCDRVGHPMHTKVARRRFQSRTDASSCGWVYCGSHNFSAAAWGRSISTPSGLKRNGRGNDNSSLDQMLHICNYELGIIFTFPQTETDSSAYQKSTNLDDIVLPFVVPAPKYKRGDRPATRLAMWQALSELSEKEREKHRQEEMEAEAMEEILDEDEVVEATDYVAEEKEDEKAYAEILWSQSSQSC
- the LOC133742205 gene encoding uncharacterized protein LOC133742205 isoform X1, giving the protein MKDSSPYSHDSNPSIKNKRVRTHSSLIPCKKPRTPRPLGQPTTTAALLELKHLDVPLTSSATDSPVNFILLHPDWPYTIGRSPRRCDFVFADRRVGSRHCQVFYDSLNRKLCVVDGALVSISQFRSRSGGGVGRASLNGVFVNGIRVRGSEAVELSDGDQVSFACSTGNCCSNPVRIGFVIHKIVFEEMYVSDNSQGSVIVSNPKGCKRIFASRGDGASSSLITRASFLLSECRRILRSDDPISYIRTRCRYSFGNGFSIDNVIRAPSSDIGRSGVKRKGSMLCETSQICCNVKSKVQSTSVMQHCDRVVSSESNSDLAALCVQGDGLDLQDDEVQVPSDTRVADGNSGTSSFNLRGTDNLPHVGDFVKDKTCSKNVGLQPGKNFYLNRLAFEDQSSSSRHSVISLPELLHPVQSISQIFIATFTSDILWFLSACEIPSHLPVTVACHNTERCWSSSTENRTSAPYPEFPNLLVVYPPFPEAIAFGEDLKRHGIGCHHPKLFVLQRDDNIRVIITSANLVPTQWNAVTNTIWWQDFPRRSAPDYSSIFTQFPGREVNQDSKSDFASYLAGFIATLLTDVPSQAQWIVELAKYDFGGAVGHLVASVPGIHSYKTLYMMESRHYACAERGPSGSSGMKFLGSVEASVVGLSYLFHNATDANGAKLKKLASFLRTSCENAKDLSIVLTRNTNIPADANAVSIHVSNPIEFSEGVDCVQLGFLPRNIAKWVSPLWDIGMFRFSGYVCPKEALGAALGGNKKKVRLILHVLQGPKFQDISKMMQPQHVIALCSLVAAIERCTGLWRLQEVLGQYKWPESLDSEFVYGASSIGSINAKFLAEFSAAAGKKSFQFDSEESDPEWGCWNARHESKDPSIRIIFPTIERVKNAHCGIFPSKRVLCFSEKTWQRLRTVDILHDAIPHPCDRVGHPMHTKVARRRFQSRTDASSCGWVYCGSHNFSAAAWGRSISTPSGLKRNGRGNDNSSLDQMLHICNYELGIIFTFPQTETDSSAYQKSTNLDDIVLPFVVPAPKYKRGDRPATRLAMWQALSELSEKEREKHRQEEMEAEAMEEILDEDEVVEATDYVAEEKEDEKAYAEILWSQSSQSC